Proteins encoded together in one Perognathus longimembris pacificus isolate PPM17 chromosome 8, ASM2315922v1, whole genome shotgun sequence window:
- the Pomc gene encoding pro-opiomelanocortin, whose amino-acid sequence MPRSCYSRSGALLLALLLQASVEVRGWCLESSQCQDLTSESNLLACLRACKPDLSAETPVFPGNGDEQPLAENTRKYVMGHFRWDRFGRRNSSGPSNGGAGGQKREEEVSAGEDGVPRPLGGVALRGGEGKRSYSMEHFRWGKPVGKKRRPVKVYPNGAEDESAEAFPLEFKREMAGQRPGAPGPDDSDSDPDLEYGLEPEAEKKDDDGPYRMEHFRWGSPPKDKRYGGFMSSEKSQTPLVTLFKNAIIKNAHKKGQ is encoded by the exons ATGCCGAGGTCGTGTTACAGTCGCTCAGGGGCCCTGCTGCTGGCCTTGCTGCTTCAGGCCTCCGTGGAAGTGCGTGGCTGGTGTCTGGAGAGTAGCCAGTGTCAGGACCTCACCTCGGAAAGCAATCTGCTG GCGTGCCTCCGGGCCTGCAAGCCGGACCTGTCAGCCGAGACGCCAGTGTTTCCGGGCAACGGCGACGAGCAGCCATTGGCCGAGAACACCCGGAAGTACGTCATGGGCCACTTCCGCTGGGACCGCTTCGGCCGCCGGAACAGCAGCGGCCCCAGCAATGGCGGCGCCGGGGGGCAGAAGCGTGAGGAAGAGGTCTCGGCGGGAGAAGACGGCGTCCCACGCCCCCTCGGGGGCGTCGCGCTCCGCGGCGGCGAGGGCAAGCGCTCCTACTCCATGGAGCACTTCCGCTGGGGCAAGCCGGTGGGGAAGAAGCGGCGCCCCGTGAAGGTGTACCCCAATGGCGCGGAGGACGAGTCGGCCGAGGCCTTCCCCCTGGAGTTCAAGAGGGAGATGGCAGGCCAGCGGCCTGGCGCACCCGGCCCCGACGACAGCGACAGCGACCCCGACCTGGAGTACGGCCTGGAGCCCGAGGCCGAGAAGAAGGACGACGATGGGCCTTACCGCATGGAGCACTTCCGCTGGGGCAGCCCGCCCAAGGACAAGCGCTACGGGGGCTTCATGAGCTCCGAGAAGAGCCAGACGCCcctggtgacactgttcaaaaacgcCATCATCAAGAACGCCCACAAGAAGGGCCAGTGA